Proteins encoded within one genomic window of Nonomuraea gerenzanensis:
- a CDS encoding TetR/AcrR family transcriptional regulator, which produces MDSADGDGRELILRTATRLFAALGYDSSSVVQVAEAAGVSQEKLAAHFATKRELYLAVMEQSRHLLAEAITPRVDALMAAPVERRARALHDFIDGYLDFCVDHPEMPALWMHRWLSDASDIVDLEAENAQPLTQYVVEGVDTLAEPAGMDPLHTTYTMIYCIHGFVLGGVLGGGGHRCGAEDQRQLRRFRAHLHQLLGRALGLPDERAEEPAPSR; this is translated from the coding sequence ATGGACTCTGCAGACGGCGACGGGCGGGAGCTGATACTGCGGACCGCCACCAGGCTGTTCGCCGCGCTCGGCTACGACAGCTCCTCCGTCGTGCAGGTCGCCGAGGCGGCCGGGGTGAGCCAGGAGAAGCTCGCCGCCCACTTCGCCACCAAGCGTGAGCTGTACCTGGCGGTCATGGAGCAGTCGCGCCACCTGCTGGCGGAGGCCATCACACCGCGCGTGGACGCGCTGATGGCGGCCCCGGTGGAGCGGCGGGCCCGCGCGCTGCACGACTTCATCGACGGCTATCTCGACTTCTGCGTGGACCATCCGGAGATGCCCGCGCTGTGGATGCACCGCTGGCTGTCCGACGCGAGCGACATCGTGGACCTGGAGGCCGAGAACGCCCAGCCGCTGACGCAGTACGTCGTGGAGGGCGTGGACACGCTGGCGGAGCCGGCCGGCATGGACCCGCTGCACACCACGTACACGATGATCTACTGCATCCACGGCTTCGTGCTCGGCGGGGTGCTGGGCGGCGGCGGCCACCGGTGCGGCGCCGAGGACCAGCGCCAGTTGCGGCGCTTCCGCGCGCACCTGCACCAGCTGCTCGGGCGCGCGCTGGGCCTGCCCGACGAGCGGGCCGAGGAGCCCGCACCCAGCCGGTAA